A region of the Clostridium estertheticum subsp. estertheticum genome:
AATCCAGCCTAATCCAGCCAATATGGCAATCTTTTTATGTGGAAGTGGAGTGGTTTTCGTAGTTTCATCATAAAATCCATTTAGTAGATTTTTTTCTGATTGTGCAAAGGCTTTGTATCCTTTTGTAATAATGAAATCAGCCGTCCAGTCTGCAAGTTCATTAACAAGGTGTTCTTTTCCCCCGAACTCAGAATGGTCTGCTATGTTTCCTTTTGATAGACGAAAAATATAACCTTCGCTTAGAACTATTCCTATCAAAATAGCAACGCTGTAACCTCTATTTTCTTTTACCGAGAGCATTGATATATCAACTGTCTTGATAAAATTAACACCACGACGATTTAAGGCAGAAATTAACTCACTCATTATATGCTCCTCCTAAATATAAAGTGATGATAGATACTGTATATCCCAGGTTAACTTTTGCATGGAATTCCTCCTTCCTATTAGAAATTAATAGGAAAGATAACAGGTGGATTGTTACAAACTTTTTTCATCATAAGTCCTCCTAATTTAATATATTTTCTACTAAAATTGTACCATTAGAGAATATAAAGCTAAACCTTAAAGACAGTTAATAAAAAAAAATGAGCCAATACAATAAGAAAACGGATAGAGGTCCCTGGTCCCCATTCCTTTTTATTGCTTAGTTAATTAGTAGTTTATAGGATGAAAACATATTTGTCGAGAAAATGCGAATAATTATTCGATTTACTATTGACATTATGTACAGCGCTCTTTATAATATGAAATGCGAATGATCATTCACAATTTATATTAAAAGGGAAATGATAATAATGATGTATTTAGTTTTTAAAAATTACCACTTTAAAAATTATCGTAAAGTGGAAATGTCAAATTATTAATGGGGGGAATTTTTATTATGAAAAATACTATCTTTTATTTCACTGGAACAGGAAATTCATTAAAAGTAGCTCAAGACTTAGCTATAAAATTAGGTGATTCAACTATTGTTTCGATTACTAGTTTTTTGAAAAAAAATGGAGAAATTCTAATTTCATCTGAGAGAATTGGAATTGTTTATCCAGTATATATGTGGGGGATTCCTAAAATAGTATCTAAATTTATAAAGGTAATTTCACATAAGAATAAAGATAAGTTCTTTTTTGCAGTAGCAACTAATGGAGGAAAAGTAGCTGGTTCCTTATTAGTATTGTCTAATAAACTATCATCAAGGGGATTTAAGCTTTCGTTAGGTTTTTCACTGAAACTGCCTTCAAATTTTACACCTAAACATAGTGCAGATTCTATTAAAGATCAGAAGTCTTTATTTATAGTTGCAGAAAAAAAATTAAGTGAAATTGCTTTATTAATAAAAAATAATGAGATTGCTAAAATAGAACGAGGTACATTTAAGGAG
Encoded here:
- a CDS encoding epoxyqueuosine reductase, whose translation is MSELISALNRRGVNFIKTVDISMLSVKENRGYSVAILIGIVLSEGYIFRLSKGNIADHSEFGGKEHLVNELADWTADFIITKGYKAFAQSEKNLLNGFYDETTKTTPLPHKKIAILAGLGWIGKSNLLVTKQYGSALCMCTILTNAPLPIENRSIIMPKCGECTVCKDICPTGAIHGSTWEPGMNRDSIVNVYHCNGCLKCLVNCPWTQKYIDNNIDKQNECRKG
- a CDS encoding EFR1 family ferrodoxin (N-terminal region resembles flavodoxins. C-terminal ferrodoxin region binds two 4Fe-4S clusters.), whose translation is MKNTIFYFTGTGNSLKVAQDLAIKLGDSTIVSITSFLKKNGEILISSERIGIVYPVYMWGIPKIVSKFIKVISHKNKDKFFFAVATNGGKVAGSLLVLSNKLSSRGFKLSLGFSLKLPSNFTPKHSADSIKDQKSLFIVAEKKLSEIALLIKNNEIAKIERGTFKECILKTSIFYRIISPFIPKLDKIFVVDKNCISCGLCEKICPVQNVILKNGKPIWTHNCEMCFRCLSYCPKDAIQFGKGTIGKKRYKNPFIKVNDF